The Nitrospinota bacterium genome has a window encoding:
- a CDS encoding nucleotidyltransferase domain-containing protein, producing MDALVERVTRKIAEAIHPDKIILFGSRARGTATEESDIDLVVIYSGQKTKREVELEIEDLFFPRDFSMDVIVMTPDHLERYKKIANTLAREVAETGVVCYG from the coding sequence ATGGATGCGCTGGTTGAAAGAGTCACGCGGAAAATCGCCGAGGCGATACATCCCGATAAAATAATCCTGTTCGGCTCCCGCGCCAGAGGCACCGCCACCGAGGAAAGCGACATCGACCTTGTGGTTATCTACTCCGGTCAGAAAACAAAACGGGAAGTGGAATTGGAAATTGAAGATTTGTTCTTTCCACGCGACTTTTCCATGGATGTTATCGTGATGACTCCCGATCACCTTGAAAGATATAAAAAGATCGCAAATACCCTTGCCCGCGAA
- a CDS encoding thiopurine S-methyltransferase has translation MEPDFWHQRWQENQIGFHQETINAHLQAFWPGLGVPPGAAVFVPLCGKSFDMLWLRAQGHHVIGVELSGLAVNGFFSENRLQPTVAHEPGFKKYSADGVTIYCGDFFALTAAHLAAAGAMYDRASLIALPPAMRERYTDAIMEKLPTAARVALVTVEYDQGRMSGPPFAVAEDEVARLYSPRFKIAKLCEVEMTGEELEPFRKRGLTAMREKVYCLEGKGE, from the coding sequence ATGGAACCTGATTTCTGGCATCAGCGCTGGCAAGAGAACCAGATCGGTTTTCACCAGGAGACCATCAACGCCCATCTTCAGGCGTTCTGGCCCGGACTTGGCGTGCCGCCCGGCGCGGCGGTTTTCGTCCCGCTGTGCGGCAAAAGCTTCGATATGCTTTGGCTCCGCGCGCAAGGGCATCACGTCATCGGCGTGGAGCTCAGCGGGCTGGCGGTGAACGGTTTTTTCAGCGAGAACCGGCTTCAACCAACGGTGGCGCACGAGCCGGGGTTCAAAAAATATTCGGCCGATGGCGTCACCATCTATTGCGGCGATTTCTTCGCGCTTACCGCCGCGCATTTGGCGGCGGCGGGGGCGATGTACGACCGCGCCTCGCTTATCGCGCTTCCGCCTGCCATGCGGGAGCGGTATACCGATGCCATCATGGAAAAGCTCCCCACCGCCGCGCGGGTGGCGCTGGTGACCGTGGAATACGATCAAGGCCGGATGTCCGGCCCCCCCTTCGCGGTCGCCGAGGATGAGGTGGCGCGGCTCTACTCCCCCCGTTTCAAGATCGCCAAACTCTGCGAAGTGGAAATGACGGGCGAAGAACTGGAGCCGTTCAGAAAACGCGGCCTGACCGCAATGCGCGAAAAGGTGTACTGTCTGGAAGGGAAGGGGGAGTAG